From the Gammaproteobacteria bacterium genome, the window CGAAGAATCAGCGTGGTATGTTATCGGCAAAGATTTAGAAAATAATCGCCTGATTGTTGGCCAGGGGCACGACCACCCTGCCCTGTTATCGTATCAACTTGAAGCTTCACAAGCCCACTGGGTGGCAGGGGAGCCACCTGCCGAAGCATTTCGGGCGACAGCCAAGGTACGCTATCGTCAAAAGGACACACCGTGTTTGGTACGCGTTCGAGATGAACAACTCATTGTTGACTTTGACGAGCCGCAGTGGGCGGTGACGCCGGGTCAATCCGTCGTGTTCTATCAAGGCGACAGATGTCTTGGTGGAGGTATTATTGAAAGGAGTCTGGGATGAGTTACGAGCTCGTGGCTAGGGTCAAGGGGTTAGCGGGAATTTGCCAAGCTGCCTATTGGGTAAATCGCTTGGCCAATAGCGGTGCAGTGGAACCTTACGCGCTTGAAACTGCCGTCACATGTGTGACCGAATTAAATCCAAAGCATCTTGATGAGGCGGTGGGTGATATCCGGCGTGGTTTACGTGTATTTATCGACTTGCTTTATCCGCAAAATGACCGGGACCCCGTGATAACCCGTTACCTCGGGCAAATCATTTCGGTTCGCAGCCAACTGGCCAAAAGCGATACACTCATTCAGATTATTCAAATGCGTTTGCGACAGATTGCGGCAGAAGATGCGGATTTGGACATCAAAGTTGGTCAGCTCTCGGCGTTGTATAAGGACACCATTTCAACGCTTCCCCAACGCATACAGGTGCCAGGAAAACCTACATATTTAAAGGATGTTATTATACAAGCCAAACTTCGCACATTGTTGTTTTATGGCATTCGTTGTGCTTGGTTGTGGCATCAATTTGGAGGGCGAGGACACAATTTTTTGTTTCAACGCAGCGCCATGGCGAATACCGCTCG encodes:
- a CDS encoding DUF489 family protein, which codes for MSYELVARVKGLAGICQAAYWVNRLANSGAVEPYALETAVTCVTELNPKHLDEAVGDIRRGLRVFIDLLYPQNDRDPVITRYLGQIISVRSQLAKSDTLIQIIQMRLRQIAAEDADLDIKVGQLSALYKDTISTLPQRIQVPGKPTYLKDVIIQAKLRTLLFYGIRCAWLWHQFGGRGHNFLFQRSAMANTARELLKTL